The following proteins come from a genomic window of Streptomyces sp. NBC_01298:
- a CDS encoding ATP-binding protein has translation MSKPTFFPEMPEHSMVVLIGPSGAGKSTLAGTWPASQVLSLDSLREVVSDRAGDQDATGDAVAALHLLLEARMRRGLFTVIDATSVTPATRAPLVAAAKRHNMPAVAVMVSTPVSVCVERQGPRPANRTVPDDTVRAQHTAMVRSHPKLLAEGFNEVVFSDSLCQLLPFLQRLGDARNADLGLDGGDGLGEMLLVRRVFGEEILPLWRWKPGSKAADGDRVAEIRLGQQYLTLALRKNVDGEGDYGFDVALPCPHDDECTGRAWAPAYSVTCLARALNGDLDDSEDIVCSVHGGFDGADQELGEHADEVLRESVGSAR, from the coding sequence ATGAGCAAGCCGACGTTCTTCCCGGAGATGCCCGAGCACAGCATGGTCGTCCTCATCGGCCCCTCCGGCGCCGGGAAGTCCACCCTCGCGGGCACCTGGCCCGCCTCCCAGGTGCTGTCCCTGGATTCCCTGCGCGAGGTCGTCAGCGACCGGGCGGGCGATCAGGACGCGACCGGCGACGCCGTCGCCGCCCTGCACTTGCTCCTGGAGGCCCGGATGCGCCGGGGCCTGTTCACCGTCATCGACGCCACGAGCGTCACCCCCGCGACCAGGGCCCCGCTGGTCGCCGCCGCCAAGCGCCACAACATGCCCGCCGTCGCGGTCATGGTCTCCACCCCGGTCTCCGTGTGCGTGGAGCGGCAGGGCCCGCGGCCGGCCAACCGCACCGTGCCCGACGACACGGTCCGCGCGCAGCACACGGCGATGGTCCGCTCCCACCCGAAGCTGCTGGCCGAGGGCTTCAACGAGGTCGTCTTCTCCGACAGCCTCTGCCAGCTGCTCCCGTTCCTTCAGCGCCTGGGCGATGCCCGGAACGCCGACCTCGGACTCGACGGCGGCGACGGCCTGGGCGAGATGCTGCTCGTCCGCCGGGTGTTCGGCGAGGAGATCCTCCCGCTGTGGCGGTGGAAGCCCGGCTCGAAGGCCGCCGACGGTGACCGTGTCGCGGAGATCCGCCTCGGCCAGCAGTACCTCACCCTCGCCCTCCGGAAGAACGTCGACGGCGAAGGCGACTACGGCTTCGACGTCGCGCTCCCCTGCCCCCACGACGACGAATGCACCGGCCGGGCCTGGGCGCCCGCGTACAGCGTCACCTGCCTCGCCCGCGCGCTCAACGGCGACCTGGACGACAGCGAGGACATCGTCTGCTCCGTTCACGGCGGCTTCGACGGCGCGGACCAGGAGCTCGGCGAGCACGCTGATGAAGTGCTCCGCGAGAGCGTCGGGAGCGCGCGATGA
- a CDS encoding ParB/RepB/Spo0J family partition protein: MTTSPQRVTRGFDINEDGSETKPSPRRVRTRQQIMAGEGKRPPAAVALSALAHNPFNPRDELTDIEETAASLRDRGQLQPVAVVRTAAFLAVHADQTEVIGEAEYVVIDGNRRLAAAHAAGLAELRIDVNDALAASAADILEVALIANVHRVDVHPLDQARAIQELTAVHGTQLAVAKRLGKTAGWVSQRLALLKLPSELQEKVDTGELPVREGRRIGGLPASQQHDEASRVLNAPKPAAKPRSRRDSKAAAAPAPTVALPDQSKGERATSAQPSSDVYPVNTGVESGDVPDLPWADPQWFNARLREHMSAEHREELTLLLMADA; the protein is encoded by the coding sequence ATGACCACCAGCCCCCAGCGAGTCACCCGCGGCTTCGACATCAACGAGGACGGCTCGGAGACCAAGCCGTCCCCGCGGCGTGTGCGGACCCGGCAGCAGATCATGGCCGGGGAAGGGAAGCGGCCGCCAGCGGCGGTGGCGCTGTCCGCTCTCGCGCACAACCCCTTCAACCCGCGCGATGAGCTCACCGACATCGAGGAGACCGCCGCATCGCTTCGGGACCGCGGTCAACTCCAGCCGGTCGCCGTCGTGCGTACGGCGGCCTTCCTCGCCGTCCACGCCGACCAGACTGAAGTGATTGGCGAGGCTGAGTACGTCGTCATCGACGGCAACAGGCGCCTAGCTGCCGCGCACGCGGCCGGTCTAGCCGAGCTACGAATCGACGTCAACGACGCCCTCGCGGCCAGTGCGGCAGACATCCTCGAAGTGGCTCTGATCGCAAACGTCCACCGCGTGGACGTGCATCCGCTTGATCAGGCGAGGGCTATCCAGGAACTCACTGCCGTCCACGGCACCCAGTTGGCAGTGGCCAAGCGGCTCGGAAAGACCGCAGGCTGGGTCTCCCAGCGGCTGGCCCTCCTCAAGCTGCCGAGTGAACTGCAGGAGAAGGTGGATACCGGCGAGCTTCCGGTCCGTGAGGGCCGCCGTATCGGAGGGCTGCCAGCCTCACAACAGCATGACGAGGCCAGCCGCGTGTTGAACGCACCGAAGCCGGCGGCGAAGCCCCGCAGTCGCCGCGACAGCAAGGCAGCCGCTGCTCCCGCTCCTACGGTTGCGTTGCCTGACCAGTCGAAGGGCGAGCGAGCGACCTCCGCGCAGCCGAGCTCAGATGTTTACCCGGTGAACACGGGTGTGGAGTCCGGCGACGTGCCCGACCTTCCCTGGGCCGACCCACAGTGGTTCAACGCGCGGCTCCGGGAGCACATGTCTGCCGAGCACCGCGAGGAGCTCACGCTGTTGCTCATGGCTGACGCCTAG